The segment gatacacccacgatcagatgataagagcagatcatttgtaactctaaggagagcagtttcagtactatgatacggtctaaatcctgactggaaatcctcacatataccatttttctctaagaaggaatataattgtgaggataccaccttttctagtatcttggacagaaaagggagattcgagattggtctataattaactagttctctggggtcaagttgtggcttttttatgagaggcttaataacagccagtttgaaggttttggggacatatcctaatgacaatgaggaattaataatagtcagaagaggacctatgacttctggaagcacctcttttaagagcttagatggtatagggtctaacatacatgttgtaagtttagatgatttaacaagtttatacaattcttcctctcctatagtagagaatgagtggaactgttcctcagggggtctatagtgcactgtctgatgtgatactgtagctgacggctgaatggttgcaattttatctctaatagtatcgattttagaagtaaagtagttcataaagtcattactgctgtggtgttgggaaatgtcaacacttgttgaggctttatttttcgttaatttagccactgtattgaataaatacctggggttatgtttgttttcttctaaaagagaagaaaagtaatcatatctagcagtttttaatgcttttctgtaggatatgctactttcccgccaagcaatacgaaatacctctagttttgttttcctccagctgcgctccatttttcgggctgctctctttagggtgcgagtatgctcattataccatggtgtcaaactgttttccttaacctttcttaagcgtaaaggagcaactgtatttaaagtgctagaaaagagagagtccatagtttctgttacatcatcaagttgttctgaggttttggatatgctaaggaattcggatacatcaggaagataacttaaaaagcagtcttttgtggtagaagtgatggttcttcgatacttgtaacaagaagtagaatttacaattttggccatatgaagtttacacagaactaaataatgatctgagatatcatcacttggctgaataatttcaacactatcaacatcaattccatgtgacagtattaaatctagagtatgatttcgacaatgagtaggtcctgaaacgtgttgtctaacaccaatagagttcagaatgtctataaatgctgatcccaatgcatcttttttattatcgacatggatattaaaatcaccaactattaagactttatctgcagccagaactaactcggatgtaaaatcaccaaactctttaataaagtctgtatggtgccctggtggcctgtatacagtagccagtacaaacataacaggggatttatcattaacattggtttctctggataatgttatatgaagcaccattacttcaaacgagttatacttgaagcctgccctctgagaaatcctgaaaacgttattataaattgaagcaactcctccccctttgccttttagacgcggctcgtgtttataacaataatcttggggggtggactcatttaaaataatgtaatcatcaggttttagccaagtttctgtcaagcagagcacatctatattatgatcagttatcatattatttacaaaaagtgttttcgtagaaatggatctgatattcaataagccaatctttatcatttgtttatccatattgcatttgttttttatttgttgaacctcaattaaattgttaaccttatcttggtttggacgttttttgtattttctggttcgtggaacagacacagtcaacatgttcaacaagtgttggcttcatccttaaataggggccacctgattcacacctgtttcttcacaaaattgatgacctcagtgattgaatgccacactgctatttttttgaacacacccctttcaactaattcaactaattgcccaattgcacagccttaagagcgtgcatatcatgaatgctgggtctcatttgttttctgagaatctactgaacctactggtaacttgtttgccacgtagcaataaaaaaatatacgaaaaaccttgattattctggttagtcacattgtactgctattattttgaacaatactgtatatctgaccagacgaaaccagtagttcaattccaggctgcagcaaagtcagattgtgcagaagaatcatctgtttcctgtggtcttgtcctggtggtcctctgagacaaggtctttacaggggatctgtatctggggctctagttgtcctggtctccgctgtcttttagggatgtagaggtcctttctaggtgctgatccaccatctggtctggatacgtactggatccgcgtgactgcagtgaccttggaataagagagaaaccgactaatattagcatagatgccattcttctaataatgtagcaagtacatcgggtgttatgggaagtgttcccggttccggtttgcctaatcaatgcagcctaaaaatccttcaaCTAATTTCGATATTagaagtgtatttgtgtgttattTGTAAACTAGGTTAAAGAGGTAGGTCTttattctagatttaaactgcaagagtctgtctgcctcccaaacaattttaggtaggttattccagagtttaggcgccaaataggaaaaggatctgccgcccgcagttgattttgatattctaggtattatcgaATTGCTtaagttttgagaatgcagcagacatggaggactataatgtaacaagagcttgttcaaatactgaggtgctaaaccattcagggctttataagtaatgagcaatattttaaaatctatacgatgttttatagggagccagtgcagtgttgactgGACCAGGTCctctcttgctgctgcatttggactagctgtagtttgtttactaagcgtgcagaacaaccacccaataaaggaTTACCATAatttaaccttgaggtcataaatgcatggatttacattttaattaacatttgacattgagagcataggctgtaatttagatatgtttttgagatggaaaaatgcagttttacaaatgctagaaacgtggctttctaaggaaagattgcgatcaaatagcacacctaggttcctaaccgatgatgaagaattgacagagcaaccatcaatcttagacagtgttctaggttattacatgcagagttttaaggtcctataattaacacctctgttttttcagaatttagcagtaagaaattactcgtcatccagttttttatatcgactatgcattccataagTTTATCAAATTGGAATTTTTGACAAGGccttgaagaaatatagagctgagtatcatcagcataacactgaaagctaacaccatgtttcctgatgatgtgTGAGAAcacaatttcaaatattttggatgaaaacccggGAGGGCCCATAGACTGCTGAGAAAAGAACAGTGTCAAGGTTCACAAAAGGTATCAAAGTTattgtcagaatactccatctgccaacagatgtgcaatctgggttatatgaagcaacaggaatactaagtgaaaaaaacaaaatccagacaaatttcaaaataattagaatttttattttggggtgaaatatccctttaacaatTCATTCTGTGTCATCAAGGCATGCTTACAATCTTACATGCAAATGTTGATTTAAGCAGGTAAAAACATGTTGCAAATGCAGCCTATCATCCTGTTTGATGTCCTAGATTATGTATAAACCATATATCAGCTTTTAGTAACATTAGTCAGCATGGCCTAAAGATGAATCTCAATCAATAAGTCATCTGGAAAGAACATTGAAAAACATTGATCTGTCTGCATCAGATCATgctaatatgaaaaatattatatttgtcaaatttatttaaattttttttcaatcttattaatttttttatagagCTCCAAAACTTTTTGAAAATTCACAAAAACAACATGATGAAGaaagctaaatttatttttgagggcaacaaagaaaacaacacagatctcAGGACTGTTTACACAGAACTGTTCATCACTGAGGGAGAGATGGAAGATGTCAATCATGAACATGAGATTCTGAAGATTGATGATGCTTTcaagaacaaaaaaacacaggACAAAAGAATCAAATGCAATGATATATTTACTGAACTGAGGAAAAACAATGAGGAGAAGATTGTGCTGACCAAGGGAgtcgctggcattggaaaaacTGTCTCTGTGCACAAATTCATCCTGGACTGGGCAGAAGGAAACGCGAATCAGGATATAGACTGTGTGTTCCTGCTTCCATTCAGAGATatcaacacagagatattttttgAAGACAGAGAAGTCAGTCTCCATGAGTTTCTGCTGAAATTTTTTCCTGGATTGAAGAACCTGGAGAAATCAAAGTTATATAAGGAACATAAGCTAGCATTTATATTTGATGGACTTGATGAGAGTCGCCTGCCATTTAACTTTAAAAGCAAAACACTGGACACTGTTGAGGAAAGGGCATCTGTAGATGTGCTGTTTACAAATCTGGTCAAAAGGAAGCTGCTTCCAGCAGCTCTGGTCTGGGTGACCTCacgaccagcagcagccaatcagatccctccTGAACATGTGGGTTTGTTCACAGAGGTGCGAGGATTCACTGACCGACAgaaggaggagtacttcagaaaaagaaTCACAGATGAGGAACAAGCCTccagaatcatctcacacattaAGACATCTCGTAGTCTCTATGTCATGTGCCACATTCCTGTGTTCTGCTGGATCACAGCCACAGTATTGCAGAATTTTCTCATCAAGAACAATACAGAGAATATAAGCACAACACTCACTAAAATGTACATTCACTTCCTGCGGATACAGTTGAACATAAAGAGCAAGTATGATAAACAGGAAAAAAGCCAACCTTCAgaccatttaaaattaaatagagAAATGATTTTGAAATTAGCCAAGCTAGCATTTGAACAGCTGAAGAAGGAAAACATTGTGTTTGATGAGAAGGATCTGAAAGCATGTGGTATTGATGTGAGTAAAGACACTGAGTTCACTGGAATGATCGCTGAGATTTTCAAGATGGATGATGGACTTTATAAGACAAAGGTCTTCAGTTTTGTACATCTGACTGTTCAAGAATTTCTCGCTGCAGTGCATGTGTTCATCTGCTACCTGAAAAAGAACAAGCGAGAGCTTCAGTTTTTCTTTGAAGATTCACAAAATACAGCCCGACAAAAGCTTCAGTTCTTCTTTAGAAATGTCAAATTTCATGACTTAACAAAGAGGGCCACTGATAAAGCCATGCAGAGTAAGACCGGACATCTGGACCTGTTTCTGCGATTTCTGATGGGAATTTCACTGGAATCCAGTCAGAACATGCTCAAAGGCCTGATCACACACACTAAAGACACCACAGAGAGCATCACGCAAACAACTGAACACATTAAAGAATTACTGAAACAGGACATCTCAAATGAAACTTCAGTCAACCTATTCTACTGCTTACTTGAGCTGAAAGATAATTCATTATATGAGGAAATCCAGAGTTACATTAGTTCAGATGAACATCCAGGAAGAGACCTCTCATCTTCAATGTGCACAGTGCTGACCTACATACTGCTGATGTCAGAGAAGGTGCTGGATGAGTTCAGTCCAAAGAGGTTCACGTCAAAACAAGCAGACTACAAGAGACTTATTCCAGCTGTGAGATGCTGCAGAAAAGCACTGTGAGTAATTTCACTGACtgctgtttaattaaatgttttgttctatatcactaaacaattaaatgtcaaaattatgtGTAATATGTTCCTGTCTGGATAATGAAGGGTATAATAAATTATTGCAGAAACACTGAACATCAGAAAACAATCTGGCTAAATATTCTGTTTTGGCAGATTTGACAGCTGTGGTCTTGACAAAACATGCTGTGAAACAGTGTCTTCTGCTCTACAATCATCAAACTCTCATCTGACGGAGCTGGACCTGAGTAGCaataatctgcaggattcaggagtgaagctgctttctgatggactgaagagttcAAACTGTCAACTGAAAATACTGAGGTTTGACATTCATGTTCACTGAATCACTGTGATGTTATAATAACTATAGCAAGTATacattacagaccaaaagtttggacacaccttctcattcaaagagttttctttattttcatgactatgaaaattgtagtcacactggcatcaaactatgaattaacacatgtggaattatatatggtattatatacataacaaaaaaagtgtgaaacaactgaaaatatgtcatattgtaggttcttcaaagtagccaccttttgctttgattactgctttgcacacttttggcattctcttgatgaggttttttttttttttttttttttttttcatttattccaGGCAATGGCACAAAAAGTACAAGGTAGACAAATATAGTTAAATCATATAGtgcaaggaaaacaaaaaacaaaaaaaacaaaaatatatacagtattcaaATATGACGATCGAATTCTGCCTGAAAGGGAGTGGGAAGAAGACAACTTATTTAATCCCACCCCAGTTCCACATTTAGTGATTAATAATTGAgcttcattattattttgctcatagattatttacaaatatatcatGGTGGCGTTACCACAAGTAAcaagtaattattataataacagtttATACCAACAATGTAATAGGAATAAGCAATGCCAACAATggtaatggacaatataccaacgatggtaatggacaatataccaatgatggtaatggacaatataccaaAACACTGAGCACATGTTAACGCTATGAGACAGAGTACAACATAAATTTaactacaatataaaataaataaacaatggcaACAATAgtaatggacaatataccaacgatggtaatggacaatataccaaCCATGGTAAGGAAACACTGAGCAGATGTTCACACTATGAGACAGAATACAACAGCACTTTAAATTAAAGACCTTCATCTCTGTATTTTAACCAGACCCAATGTTTATATAACAGTTTAAATTGATAAATAGTTCGGCATTGCTTTTGTTGCAAGTCCTGTTTGTTCCAGAGTTTCActccacatacagacacacaataATATTTACGAGTGGTTTGGGCTCTCGgtaatgaaaaatgtccaaaacctCTCAAGTTATGAGCTCGCACAGGAGTTGTAAAAAAACGTTGTAAGTTAGGCGGTAATAATTTGTTAAATGCTTTATATAAGAATATtgatgtattatattttacaagATCATCAAATTTTAGCAACTTTGACTGCGTAAACAGATTATGAGTATGTTCTAGAAAACCAACCTTGTGAATGATCCTCACAGCTCTTTTCTGTAATATAATCAGAGGATTTATTGTGTTCTGATAAGTATTCCCCCACACTTCAACACAAAAAGTAAGGTATGGTAGTACCAGGGTGCAGTATAAAATACGGAGTGCATTTTCATCAAGGTATagttttgctttatttataaTTGAGAGGCTTTttgagatttttgtttttatgtatctgACATGGGGTTTCCATGACAATTTACTATCAATTATTACTCCCAAAAATTTAATCTCACTCACTATTTCAATTTGAATACCATCAATACTTATTCTCTGTTCAGACATTTTGTTGCAATTACCGAACATCATTaccttagttttatttatattcaagGATAATTTATTTGTGTCCATCCACTTTTTTAATATCTTTAGTTCCCTGTTTACCGTATTAACGAGCTCATTATAATCATcactactgtaaaatatatttgtgtcgTCTGCAAATAGTATGAATTTCAGTACATTGGATGTATTAAACATATCATTTATATACACATTGAACAGTTTTGGCCCTAATACTGACCCCTGGGGGACACCACAAACAATGCCCAGAGTATCTGATAAATACTGACCCATTTTAACAAACTGTGACCTCCctgttaaataactttttaaccaaTCTCCAGCCAGCCCCCTAATTCCatatttttccatcttttttaATAGAATTGAGTGATCAATAGTGTCAAAGGCTTTTTTTAGATCAATAAAGATACCAACTGCATGCTTCTTTTGCTCCAGTGCATTAGTGACTTCTTCAATAGCTTCAGTTATTGCCATTGAGGTAGTTCTTTTGGACCTAAAGCCATACTGACCATCATTAATTACATGGTGTTTCTCGAGAAACTTTTCAAGTCGAGAATTGAAGAGTTTCTCTAAAATTTTTGAGAACTGAGGCAAAAGAGAGATTGGTCTGTAATTAGTAAAAGcatgtttgttatcatttttgaaaAGTGGAATTACTTTAGCGATTTTCATTTTACTTGGAAAGCAGCCAGTCTGGAATGACAAGTTACAAATATAAGTTAAGGGTTTTACAATATTCAGTATAACTTTTTTAATCAATGTCATACTGATACCATGATAGTCAGTGGAGGACTTacttttacatttccacacaatATTTGTCACTTCCTGTTCATTTGTAGCTGAGAGGAAGAATGACAAAGAATTCCGTTCGATAGCTGATTTTTCGACTCCACTGTCTGGAATATCAGCGGCCAGCTTGGGgccaacatttacaaaaaaattattgaacTTATTTACTACATTATTCATGTTATAATCTTCACCATTTTCATCAATAAAGTGATCAGGATATGTCAACTTTGATGATCCTTGTTTGTTTAGGCTGTTCAAAACATCCCAAGTtccttttatattgtttttatgttcatataattttttttgataatataACCGTTTGCTTGTTCTTATAATAtcagttaatttatttttgtacttctTATATCTTTGTTCAgcttcttttgtttttactttaataaacaatttatatagattgtttttctttttacaggcATTAATTATTCCCTTCGTAATCCAGAGGCTTTTCTTATGTTTTTCCTTTATAAAATATTCTTTCACAGGGCAGTGTTTATTATACAAAGAAgtgaaaatatctaaaaaattacaataagCACTGTCCACATTATGTTCTCTGTAAACTGAAGTCCAATCCTGGAGCGCCAAACAATTGTTAAGGGTACTAATCATGTCCTCAGTAATTTTCCGTTTAGAGATTTTTATCATAGTGTCTTTCGTTTTCTTAAGATTACAGTCATACAAAGTAAAAACAGGTAAGTGGTCAGTGATATCACATATAAATAGGCCACTGATGATTTGATTTCCCATAATATTAGTAAAAATGTTGTCAATGATTGTGGCACTATGTGACGTTATTCTGCTCGGTTTCGTTATAGTTGGGTACAGAGACAAGCTATACATTGTGTCAGTGAAGTCATCAACGTTTTTTAGTTTGGTTGGATTTAACAAATCAATGTTAATGTCACCACAGATAAATATGTTCTTTTGGTTCACAGTAGAAAACAGTTTACCCATCCACTCATTGAAAGATTCTATGTTTGAACCAGGTGCCCGGTATACACAACTCATGAAGATATTTGTCTTTTTATCATTATGAATTTCCActgttatgcattcaaataaaccATCAACAGCTAAGGTCATATCagttgaaacattaaatttaacaGATTTATGAAGGTACAAAGCAACCCCCCCTCCTATTTTGTTTAttctatttgtatattttaattcatagCCATCAAGACAGAAATCAATACCTTTATCATCGTTAAACCAGGTTTCAGTAATTGCAATAATGCTAAATGGATGAGAGAAATGTTCCAAGTAATCTTTGATAGCCTCAAAATTAGTGTACCTGCTTCgactattaaaatgtattattgacaGGTTATCTTCTGTTTTTACACTGTTTTCATATTGTTCATGGGTAAAATAGTTGCAGTTTTTAACAATCGAAGAGAGAAAATTATTGTCAGGGTCTATCTCAGTATCGGTCTCTGTTGTGGTGTGCTCTTTATACTCACACGTTCCCAGTTCCATTTGTTGATGTTGTAGGATATTCTGTAACATGTCTATATCAATACTTGGTGTAGTCTGTGTTCTTGGTATGTTAAACATTTTGATGAGTCACAAGCTTCTTTGATACCAGGTACTGCATCAATGTCAAACTTCTCAAGATCTTCTATCCTCTTCACCACTAAGACTTTTGCTTCCTCCGGTGTCCCATTTAGTTTGATGAAGATCTTACAATTAGTTACCCAGGTTTGTTGAATCTTGCCTTGTTTTCTAAGTTGTCGTGCAATCCTTGCGATGTCAGCATTTTTCTTTGTCAAGTGTTcatttatgaaaacatttgtgcCTTTCAGTTTGCGTCCTTGCTTCAGAAGTGCTATTTTCTTTTTCGATTGGTAAACCTCATAATGACCGCTGGTGGTCTCCCGTTCTTCGTGGGCAGTGGGTGACACGCCTCGATGTACTCCAGGTCCGTCTCTATCCCCCTGCTCTGGAGGTAGGAAGCAACCTGTTGTTCCACTGACTGTATCTCCTGGTCGCTGAGCTCCCCGCTGTCCGCGGCCACCGCACTCGCATAAGAGCGCGGCCTGATCTTGATGCCGGTGATGACCACATCATTCACGCGGGAGTATTGCTCCAGCTCATCCACTCGCCGCTCGAGATCCTCAATGCGCTGGTCTTTTTCCGAGTTCCGGAGGCGTAGTTGTTTCACCTCCTCCAGTAGCCCCAGGAGCTGCTCCTGCTGTGCTCTAACCGCAGTCACATCGCCGCACAGGGAGTGGAGAGAGAGCTTTATCTCCTCGAACTCCTCCGGTGTCGGGCCTTTCCTCGATGGGGGCATTCTGGTGATTTATACGCCAAATTATCCAGAGGTAATACACACTCCGAGTCTCAGCTCGCGTTGCGTATATgtgcttcaagaggtagtcacctgaagtggtcttccaacagtcttgaaggagttcccgagagatgcttagcacttgttggcccttttgccttctgt is part of the Carassius gibelio isolate Cgi1373 ecotype wild population from Czech Republic chromosome A4, carGib1.2-hapl.c, whole genome shotgun sequence genome and harbors:
- the LOC127981488 gene encoding NACHT, LRR and PYD domains-containing protein 12-like, giving the protein MMKKAKFIFEGNKENNTDLRTVYTELFITEGEMEDVNHEHEILKIDDAFKNKKTQDKRIKCNDIFTELRKNNEEKIVLTKGVAGIGKTVSVHKFILDWAEGNANQDIDCVFLLPFRDINTEIFFEDREVSLHEFLLKFFPGLKNLEKSKLYKEHKLAFIFDGLDESRLPFNFKSKTLDTVEERASVDVLFTNLVKRKLLPAALVWVTSRPAAANQIPPEHVGLFTEVRGFTDRQKEEYFRKRITDEEQASRIISHIKTSRSLYVMCHIPVFCWITATVLQNFLIKNNTENISTTLTKMYIHFLRIQLNIKSKYDKQEKSQPSDHLKLNREMILKLAKLAFEQLKKENIVFDEKDLKACGIDVSKDTEFTGMIAEIFKMDDGLYKTKVFSFVHLTVQEFLAAVHVFICYLKKNKRELQFFFEDSQNTARQKLQFFFRNVKFHDLTKRATDKAMQSKTGHLDLFLRFLMGISLESSQNMLKGLITHTKDTTESITQTTEHIKELLKQDISNETSVNLFYCLLELKDNSLYEEIQSYISSDEHPGRDLSSSMCTVLTYILLMSEKVLDEFSPKRFTSKQADYKRLIPAVRCCRKALFDSCGLDKTCCETVSSALQSSNSHLTELDLSSNNLQDSGVKLLSDGLKSSNCQLKILRFTCCNLTAQSCGSLSSALQTSQSVLRELDLSNNDLQDSGVKLLSDGLKSPNCQLEILRFTTCNLTAQYCGSLSSALQTSHSVLRELDLSNNDLQDSGVKLLSDGLKTPNCQLEILRLSGCMVTGEGCCYVSSALTSNPICLRELDLSYNHLGDSGVKLEEKLEDPNCSLCVDLGGESRITPGLQKYACFLTLDPNTANTELILSEENRKVTCLMEKLSYPDHPDRFDDVPQVLCKESVCGRCYWEIEWSGDNVFISVSYKSISRKGWGDECWFGSNDQSWSLFCSRSSYSFSHNNIDTVLPVESIIRRIGVFVDHRAGTLSFYSVSRNTMSLIHTVQTTFTQPLYPGFSVGYELINDSGSSVKLC